A region from the Stygiolobus caldivivus genome encodes:
- a CDS encoding helix-turn-helix domain-containing protein, translating into MEQLETTLILFEIEHDDCWSKLTSDHSVTIRTVFAKPKRNEYILGIDEIKVAKSKDFKDFLRAFKKDKSVLGITNVSEVDKKRGIYRITFKEKFDHMLMSALNNYTVFYFKDLIRKGKERLIVVTPSDEVGSLKEELESLGKITLFRSSYISLDSLIPTFFDLSEQELHSLTEAISRGYYNFPRRINLDELGNILELSKPTIEEYIRKAEKKIMMKYYNEICQLDLLAKNID; encoded by the coding sequence GTGGAACAGTTGGAAACTACCTTAATTCTCTTTGAGATTGAACATGATGATTGTTGGAGTAAACTAACCTCAGATCATTCTGTTACAATTAGAACTGTTTTTGCAAAACCTAAGAGAAATGAATATATTTTAGGTATAGATGAGATTAAGGTTGCAAAGTCTAAGGACTTTAAGGATTTCCTAAGAGCTTTTAAAAAGGATAAAAGTGTACTTGGGATAACAAATGTTTCTGAAGTAGATAAAAAGAGGGGAATATATCGTATTACGTTTAAGGAGAAATTTGATCATATGCTTATGAGTGCTCTAAACAATTACACTGTGTTCTATTTTAAGGATCTGATCAGAAAAGGAAAGGAAAGGTTAATAGTGGTTACGCCGTCTGATGAAGTAGGATCATTGAAGGAAGAATTAGAATCCTTAGGAAAAATAACTCTCTTCAGATCTTCTTATATAAGTTTGGACTCCTTAATACCCACGTTTTTTGACCTCTCTGAGCAAGAACTTCACTCATTAACTGAAGCTATATCCAGAGGGTATTATAACTTCCCTAGGAGGATAAACCTTGATGAGCTTGGAAACATTCTAGAACTTTCTAAGCCTACTATTGAGGAATACATAAGAAAAGCTGAGAAGAAGATCATGATGAAGTATTATAATGAAATATGTCAACTCGATCTACTTGCGAAGAATATTGACTAG
- the hpaD gene encoding 3,4-dihydroxyphenylacetate 2,3-dioxygenase, with product MIDVSRISHVVVRVGDLDKAYKFYIELLGLVETEKDGGYLYLRGIEEGQHHSLVLKKAESPGLSYIGLRVKRPEELDKAKDFFSSSNIKFVKHREKGVDEGLLFETPQGIPIYLYYDMEYVGDLRMKFFMHRGVSPVRLAHVNLIVKDLESEVKFMKEALGYYETEWFLDQNGERSVIWLTRRGDSHEIAISKTPRNFPGFHHETYYVHDVRDVIKAADILASAGLWDSIERGPGRHGVTEGYYIYLRDFDKNRIEFFTQDYVVLDPDKWKPVVWTHDQAKYRSDFWGRPIPESWLNEWVPVEDIFTKELKRW from the coding sequence ATGATAGACGTATCGAGGATCTCACATGTGGTAGTTAGGGTAGGAGATCTAGATAAAGCATACAAGTTCTATATAGAGTTACTCGGGTTGGTTGAGACGGAGAAGGATGGGGGCTATCTGTATTTAAGGGGTATTGAGGAAGGGCAACACCACAGTCTTGTCCTTAAAAAGGCAGAAAGCCCCGGATTATCTTACATAGGACTGAGGGTTAAGAGACCGGAGGAACTGGATAAGGCTAAGGACTTCTTCTCTTCATCAAATATAAAATTTGTTAAACACAGAGAGAAGGGTGTAGACGAAGGTCTACTATTCGAGACACCTCAGGGGATCCCCATATACCTTTACTACGACATGGAATATGTAGGGGATCTGAGGATGAAATTCTTCATGCACAGAGGAGTATCACCGGTTAGGTTAGCTCATGTGAACTTGATAGTAAAGGATTTAGAAAGTGAGGTTAAGTTCATGAAGGAGGCACTGGGCTATTATGAGACCGAGTGGTTTTTGGACCAAAACGGAGAAAGGAGCGTAATATGGCTCACCAGAAGAGGGGATTCGCACGAAATAGCGATATCTAAGACTCCTAGAAATTTCCCGGGCTTTCACCACGAGACATACTACGTCCATGATGTAAGGGACGTTATTAAAGCTGCTGATATACTCGCTTCTGCAGGACTATGGGACAGTATAGAAAGGGGACCGGGGAGACACGGTGTTACTGAGGGATACTACATATACTTGAGGGACTTTGATAAAAACAGGATAGAGTTCTTTACACAGGACTATGTGGTCTTAGACCCGGATAAGTGGAAACCCGTAGTCTGGACGCATGACCAGGCTAAGTATAGGAGTGATTTTTGGGGGAGACCTATACCCGAATCCTGGTTAAACGAGTGGGTTCCGGTTGAAGACATATTCACTAAAGAACTGAAAAGGTGGTAA
- a CDS encoding Zn-dependent hydrolase gives MVRTFRIFKVGEHGEVPGPEVYWMRDFDKWYKLYFYSFLIESEDGNVLVNTGLPDDVTMRNDFLAKWAKSDRCKFTYSEDEKIENGLRRLNIDVNDISHIIITPVQDYAIGRLNLFKKARIYFSKTGWYHDVVNPEPSPFLNRDIYLPKYIRDFLFEEAWDRIRLVENQEVVKGINVRWTGCHHRSSMLVQFTFNGKRFCISDAVFLLGNYEELIPIGIAEDIYECITAYKYMRSECDVVIPAYDPENVVRYNQYLA, from the coding sequence ATGGTAAGAACGTTTAGAATTTTTAAAGTAGGAGAACACGGCGAAGTCCCTGGACCGGAAGTATATTGGATGAGAGACTTTGACAAATGGTACAAACTTTATTTCTATTCATTTCTTATAGAAAGCGAAGACGGCAATGTCCTGGTGAACACGGGGCTCCCTGATGACGTCACCATGAGAAATGATTTTTTGGCTAAATGGGCTAAGAGTGATAGATGTAAGTTCACGTATAGTGAAGATGAAAAAATAGAAAACGGATTAAGGAGGCTAAACATAGACGTTAACGATATTTCACACATAATCATTACTCCCGTACAAGATTATGCAATAGGTAGATTAAATTTATTTAAGAAGGCAAGGATCTATTTCTCGAAAACCGGTTGGTACCACGATGTAGTGAATCCAGAACCCTCCCCGTTTCTCAACAGAGATATATACCTTCCTAAATATATCAGGGATTTCTTATTCGAGGAGGCATGGGATAGGATTAGGCTGGTGGAAAACCAAGAAGTAGTAAAGGGAATAAACGTAAGGTGGACTGGATGTCATCATAGGAGTTCAATGCTAGTCCAGTTTACTTTTAACGGGAAAAGATTCTGCATTAGTGATGCCGTCTTCCTTTTAGGTAATTATGAGGAACTTATTCCTATAGGTATAGCTGAGGACATTTATGAGTGTATTACCGCTTATAAGTATATGAGAAGTGAATGTGATGTAGTAATACCAGCTTATGACCCCGAGAACGTAGTAAGGTATAACCAATACTTGGCATAA
- a CDS encoding helix-turn-helix domain-containing protein translates to MLKKVTVTVRHEDCWTSQVPFRAKTISLQVYPNKHYLRSRIMIDLNDPDVVKEMGKCKGVMKVNKVMPNRDKTLVDFLNVYKGSIAGILYDYEVLLLDNEIREGKEIWTFVVPRLSIREIVNEIKNVSKVGEVKIDDYTPSNVYLTDMERKVLLLALHSGYLDYPKKSKTEDLAKLLGISKVTFLYHLRTAEKKIISMYLDTGE, encoded by the coding sequence ATGTTAAAGAAAGTAACGGTTACGGTCAGGCATGAAGACTGTTGGACTAGCCAAGTCCCTTTCAGGGCAAAAACGATAAGCCTCCAAGTGTATCCAAATAAGCACTATTTGAGGAGTAGAATAATGATTGACCTAAATGACCCAGACGTAGTAAAGGAAATGGGCAAGTGTAAGGGGGTAATGAAGGTCAATAAAGTTATGCCTAATCGTGATAAGACACTAGTGGACTTCCTTAACGTGTACAAGGGCTCTATTGCTGGGATACTCTATGACTATGAGGTCTTACTCCTTGACAACGAGATAAGAGAAGGTAAGGAGATATGGACTTTTGTAGTCCCGCGGTTATCTATAAGAGAAATTGTGAACGAGATAAAGAACGTTTCGAAAGTGGGCGAAGTAAAAATAGATGACTATACCCCTAGCAACGTATATCTAACAGATATGGAAAGAAAGGTATTACTCTTGGCATTACACTCTGGATACTTAGATTACCCAAAGAAGTCAAAGACTGAAGATTTGGCAAAACTGCTGGGAATCAGCAAGGTTACTTTTCTATATCACTTGAGGACTGCCGAGAAAAAGATAATATCTATGTATCTAGATACGGGAGAATAA
- a CDS encoding xanthine dehydrogenase family protein molybdopterin-binding subunit: protein MKLRDHLPKIKGEGVYIDDFTPKNTAYLFVVRSPIARGIIKSVSRPDNVLLSLTWEDVRAYLPVRADPETMKMGKIVKMPLLADGRVNFVGQPVLAFVVEDRYEGEDIAEQVSIDYEELPPILDIESALNSTEQIHSGVERNISVDKTLEGGQLSAKRSADVIVSRKIYQNRIVSNPMEPKGVLVYWDGDNLNVYGSFQSAFRIRGDLREVLNLPPEKIRVYSTLVGGGFGNKVPLHAEYALAAIASMKLKRPIKWIETRMEHLKNPTIGRGVLSEVNMYARRTGEILGVEGYVAVDLGAYDYTINPTTPEFIARLVTGPYKMKFASIRAMGVFTNLPPTGPYRGAGRPEAALIHESLVEDLASELGMDPVEIRKRNLVGDMEEFITPLGIRLDPAGYRSVLNVAEIYYRMSKEKYKDKGVSIVVFTDVDRLSPGEGARIRIEDGRVKVFVGSGPHGQAHEDTFAKLVSETLGVSEDLIDVFTNSTDTVKEGIGSFGSRSGTIAGSAVIEASKQLLQKINIPIERALKEFNGIEVEVFYKAEDIFTPGAHVAVVDIDKETGFVKVLKYYSVEDVGRELITAEVEGQVIGGILQGVSQVIWEQAPYDENGNPLFSSIADCGVPTAKEASYLVELNTLTFPSSLPSRSRGVGEAGTTGAVPAVFIALEKVTGKKFSKTPILPWEILG, encoded by the coding sequence ATGAAACTTAGGGATCACCTACCCAAGATCAAAGGTGAAGGAGTTTATATAGACGACTTTACCCCAAAAAACACCGCATACCTTTTTGTAGTGAGGTCCCCTATAGCCAGAGGGATCATAAAAAGCGTTTCAAGACCCGATAACGTACTCCTCTCATTAACATGGGAGGACGTGAGGGCTTACCTCCCCGTCAGGGCAGACCCCGAGACTATGAAGATGGGAAAGATTGTCAAAATGCCCCTGCTGGCTGACGGTAGGGTTAACTTCGTAGGGCAACCTGTTCTGGCTTTTGTAGTAGAAGACAGATACGAAGGTGAGGATATAGCGGAACAAGTGTCCATCGACTACGAGGAACTCCCACCTATATTAGACATTGAATCTGCATTGAACTCTACTGAGCAAATCCATTCAGGGGTTGAGAGAAATATCTCAGTAGATAAGACGCTGGAAGGCGGCCAATTATCAGCGAAGAGAAGTGCTGATGTTATAGTAAGCAGAAAAATTTACCAGAATAGGATAGTCTCTAATCCTATGGAGCCTAAGGGAGTCTTAGTCTACTGGGACGGGGATAACCTAAATGTTTATGGGTCCTTCCAGTCGGCGTTTAGGATAAGGGGCGATTTAAGAGAAGTCCTCAACTTACCCCCTGAAAAGATCAGGGTTTACTCTACATTAGTAGGAGGAGGCTTCGGTAATAAGGTTCCCTTACATGCGGAGTACGCGTTAGCGGCAATAGCCTCAATGAAACTGAAAAGGCCCATAAAGTGGATAGAGACTAGGATGGAACACCTGAAAAACCCTACTATAGGTAGGGGAGTACTATCAGAAGTTAACATGTACGCAAGGAGGACTGGAGAAATACTAGGTGTCGAGGGTTATGTTGCGGTGGACTTAGGAGCTTATGATTACACAATAAACCCTACTACCCCGGAATTTATAGCCAGATTAGTTACCGGCCCTTATAAGATGAAATTTGCATCCATCAGAGCTATGGGAGTTTTTACTAACCTTCCCCCGACAGGGCCTTACAGAGGAGCGGGTAGGCCTGAAGCTGCGCTAATTCATGAGAGTCTAGTTGAAGACCTTGCAAGTGAGCTAGGTATGGATCCGGTAGAAATAAGAAAGAGGAACTTAGTAGGGGATATGGAAGAATTCATAACACCTCTCGGTATAAGACTGGACCCAGCAGGGTATAGGAGTGTGCTAAACGTAGCTGAGATATATTATAGGATGAGTAAGGAGAAATACAAAGATAAGGGAGTATCTATAGTAGTTTTCACGGATGTCGACAGACTATCACCAGGTGAAGGAGCTAGGATAAGGATCGAGGACGGCAGAGTAAAGGTATTTGTGGGGTCCGGCCCTCACGGACAAGCCCATGAGGACACCTTTGCTAAGTTAGTCTCTGAGACTTTAGGGGTAAGTGAAGACCTAATAGATGTGTTTACTAATAGTACGGACACAGTAAAAGAAGGGATAGGCAGTTTCGGCTCAAGGAGCGGGACTATAGCAGGGTCTGCAGTTATTGAGGCCAGTAAACAGCTCCTCCAAAAAATTAACATACCTATCGAGAGAGCGTTAAAGGAATTCAACGGTATAGAGGTTGAAGTATTTTACAAGGCAGAGGACATATTTACACCTGGGGCTCATGTAGCCGTAGTAGATATAGACAAGGAGACCGGTTTTGTTAAAGTCCTGAAATACTACTCAGTAGAAGACGTAGGGAGAGAGTTGATAACAGCTGAAGTAGAGGGGCAAGTTATAGGCGGTATCCTTCAGGGGGTATCCCAAGTAATATGGGAGCAGGCACCATACGACGAGAACGGTAACCCGTTATTCTCTTCTATCGCTGATTGCGGAGTCCCCACGGCTAAAGAGGCGAGTTATTTGGTTGAGTTAAATACCTTGACATTCCCCTCTTCCCTACCTTCAAGAAGCAGGGGAGTCGGAGAAGCAGGAACTACCGGAGCTGTACCTGCAGTCTTCATAGCGTTAGAAAAAGTTACTGGAAAGAAGTTCTCAAAGACGCCTATACTACCATGGGAGATATTAGGCTAG
- a CDS encoding fumarylacetoacetate hydrolase family protein, with amino-acid sequence MKYVSFMKDGSKRFGILEGDRVFEVDSLEEKEPKGSSYKLSELVLHAPVPQREIICTLTNSPKMVGVDSKEKARELLFSPKFFIKLSWTIIGPYDTVISPKSGIRPEVEIAVVTKKKLKNSTPAEARDAVLGYTVFNDVTAPNEFKKDWYKAFRRDPNDGKVKEMTVRGNHFRNKNRDTFSPMGPWLVTQDELTDPYGLRMRSQINDEVIQEGSSDELVFSIEEILTELSKILTLPKYSIVSTGTIGYFGAEDPSEFKPKNCEGTMIAEVDKIGKIVNKVVVEQST; translated from the coding sequence ATGAAATATGTCTCCTTTATGAAAGATGGTTCAAAACGTTTTGGAATACTTGAAGGAGATCGTGTTTTCGAAGTTGACAGTCTGGAAGAAAAAGAACCCAAAGGTAGTTCGTACAAACTATCTGAACTAGTCCTTCATGCTCCGGTCCCCCAGAGGGAGATAATATGTACTTTAACCAACTCACCGAAGATGGTAGGAGTAGACAGCAAAGAGAAAGCAAGAGAACTATTATTCTCCCCTAAGTTCTTCATAAAATTATCGTGGACTATTATCGGACCATATGATACCGTAATATCACCTAAATCGGGTATAAGACCTGAAGTGGAGATTGCCGTGGTGACTAAGAAGAAGCTGAAGAACTCTACCCCAGCTGAAGCTAGAGATGCAGTCCTTGGTTATACAGTATTCAATGACGTAACGGCTCCAAATGAGTTCAAGAAAGATTGGTACAAGGCATTTAGGAGGGACCCCAACGACGGTAAAGTTAAGGAGATGACCGTAAGGGGGAACCACTTTAGGAACAAAAACAGAGACACGTTTTCACCTATGGGACCTTGGTTGGTCACTCAAGACGAGCTTACAGACCCATACGGGCTTAGGATGAGGAGCCAGATTAACGATGAAGTGATACAAGAAGGTAGTTCCGACGAACTTGTGTTTAGCATAGAAGAAATTCTAACAGAGCTGTCAAAAATTCTGACGTTGCCTAAATACTCGATAGTTTCCACTGGGACTATAGGTTATTTCGGCGCTGAAGACCCATCGGAGTTTAAGCCCAAGAATTGTGAGGGTACAATGATAGCTGAAGTTGATAAGATAGGTAAGATCGTGAATAAAGTCGTGGTAGAACAGAGTACCTAA
- a CDS encoding dienelactone hydrolase family protein, which yields MKDQFLEVEGIKSYFVKNSDDLAVIVVHEIWGLNDNIIDISKRIANEGYSAFAPHLYSKYEVLTPENIQSVMFKVWSIPPEKRGDPSVYSQLQLDETGKKVVELLVTNREKLEREMLEGLKRSYDYLLKQGYKKVVGMGFCMGGGLAFQLAIEVPLDGVIVFYGRNPKPVEAVSNIKGPILGLYAGEDPPIISGLPELVSAVIKYKKDIEIKIYPGAYHAFFNDRGRSYNKDASEDAWERVKNFLKRVRK from the coding sequence ATGAAAGACCAGTTCTTAGAAGTAGAAGGGATAAAGAGTTACTTCGTTAAAAACAGTGATGACCTAGCTGTAATCGTAGTTCACGAGATCTGGGGGCTAAACGATAATATCATTGATATCTCTAAGAGGATCGCTAATGAGGGGTACTCTGCTTTTGCCCCACACCTTTATTCTAAATATGAGGTGTTAACCCCGGAAAACATCCAGAGCGTTATGTTTAAGGTCTGGTCGATCCCTCCCGAAAAGAGAGGAGACCCCAGCGTTTACTCTCAGCTCCAGCTCGATGAAACTGGGAAAAAAGTGGTTGAACTCCTAGTTACTAATAGGGAGAAGCTAGAGAGGGAAATGTTGGAAGGACTAAAGAGGTCATATGATTACCTCCTAAAACAAGGTTATAAAAAGGTAGTAGGTATGGGGTTCTGCATGGGAGGGGGGTTAGCTTTTCAGCTCGCTATAGAAGTGCCATTAGACGGTGTGATAGTGTTTTACGGTAGAAACCCAAAGCCTGTTGAAGCCGTGAGCAATATAAAAGGACCTATACTGGGGCTTTATGCTGGTGAAGACCCACCTATAATCTCCGGTCTGCCTGAACTAGTCTCTGCTGTAATCAAATACAAAAAGGACATTGAGATAAAAATCTACCCGGGTGCATATCATGCTTTCTTTAACGATAGAGGCAGGTCATATAATAAAGATGCATCCGAAGATGCTTGGGAAAGGGTAAAGAATTTCCTTAAGAGGGTGAGAAAATGA
- the ilvC gene encoding ketol-acid reductoisomerase gives MSNNNIILDYNLDLLKNKTIAVIGYGNQGRAQASIMRDSGLHVIVGNIRDKYYELAQKEGFEVYEIEEAVKRSEIGLLLIPDEIMKEIYEKKIGPIISSKKEYVLDFASGYNVAFGFIRPPGNTDVVMVAPRMIGEGMVDLHKQGKGYPVLIGVKQDSSGKAWDYAKSIAKGIGAIGLPGGVAVKSSFEEEAAIDLMSEHTWVPILFAAIKACYDVAVKEYGVSPEAALLEFYASGELSEIARLMADEGIFNQMIHHSTTSQYGTLTRFFKYYDQIKKIVEDEAKDIWNGNFAKEWTLEQLTGYPVFYRLWKMATESDMAIAEKELYKTLGRIKDGKNV, from the coding sequence ATGTCGAACAATAACATAATTTTAGACTACAATCTAGATCTACTTAAAAACAAGACAATAGCGGTAATAGGATACGGGAATCAAGGAAGGGCACAAGCCAGTATTATGAGAGATAGTGGTTTACATGTAATAGTAGGAAATATCCGTGACAAATATTATGAATTGGCACAAAAGGAAGGCTTCGAAGTTTATGAGATAGAAGAAGCGGTTAAAAGATCAGAAATAGGTCTCCTACTTATTCCTGATGAAATAATGAAAGAAATTTATGAGAAGAAAATTGGTCCTATAATCTCTTCAAAAAAGGAATACGTTCTTGATTTCGCTAGTGGTTATAATGTGGCATTCGGCTTTATCAGACCACCTGGAAATACCGACGTGGTTATGGTAGCCCCCAGAATGATAGGAGAAGGAATGGTAGATCTCCACAAACAAGGAAAAGGCTATCCAGTTCTCATTGGAGTAAAGCAGGATAGTTCAGGAAAAGCATGGGATTACGCTAAAAGTATTGCGAAGGGAATAGGGGCAATAGGATTACCCGGAGGAGTAGCTGTAAAATCTTCTTTTGAAGAGGAAGCTGCAATAGACCTCATGAGTGAACATACCTGGGTCCCCATATTATTCGCAGCTATAAAGGCTTGTTATGATGTAGCCGTAAAGGAATACGGTGTTTCACCCGAGGCAGCTCTTCTCGAGTTTTACGCGTCCGGTGAGCTTTCGGAAATCGCAAGGTTAATGGCTGACGAGGGAATATTCAACCAGATGATACATCATAGCACCACTAGTCAATACGGTACTCTTACGCGATTCTTCAAGTATTACGATCAAATTAAGAAGATAGTGGAAGACGAGGCTAAGGATATATGGAACGGTAATTTTGCTAAGGAGTGGACTCTAGAGCAACTGACAGGGTATCCAGTATTTTACAGGCTATGGAAGATGGCTACTGAAAGTGATATGGCTATTGCAGAAAAAGAACTATATAAGACATTAGGGAGGATAAAGGATGGTAAGAACGTTTAG
- a CDS encoding MFS transporter: MPKDFSAFDNSPVKGIHYRWTTLAAIGDYLDAGSIVAGAASTTFWVSYFHLSSFLLGLIASLSPNAFAAFIGALIAGPLGDRYGRKTIYTYDLLIYIIGAIIITASTSVYMLVPGYILVGLAVGIDVPTSWALIAEYSPKMGRAKLMSFTNIFWYIGPIVILVLGIITSPLGVNSFRILFGSLAIVAIVTYILRRSLIESPRWAAVKGQEEQLKKAESALGINQTTTSSSPGASLPQTAQKVSLGRYAKGFAFIIPVYILWGIPAGTFGFFLPFLVAAIGASKSPVVGDLVDIGWFSTAIIGILLVPMRLGDKISRRLLYLISAVVCAIGFAIPTILPFRILAVALANAILFGFGQGMGLWPITRMWSVELFPTEIRNTAQGIVWSLMRFSLGVWSLFVLGIINALSYAGVAGLFAAFFVIAAILGGLYGPRAEGKTLEEVLMDFYGFV; encoded by the coding sequence CTACAACTTTCTGGGTATCTTATTTTCACCTATCTTCATTCCTATTAGGGCTAATAGCTTCCTTAAGCCCTAACGCTTTCGCTGCCTTTATAGGAGCATTAATAGCTGGACCCTTAGGAGATAGATACGGCAGGAAGACAATATACACTTACGATCTACTCATTTACATCATAGGAGCTATAATCATTACAGCAAGCACAAGCGTATACATGTTAGTCCCAGGCTATATCTTAGTAGGTCTTGCCGTAGGAATAGACGTACCTACTTCTTGGGCTTTAATTGCAGAATACTCTCCTAAGATGGGTAGAGCAAAGTTAATGTCATTTACTAATATATTCTGGTATATAGGTCCTATCGTAATCTTGGTTCTTGGGATTATTACTTCGCCTCTCGGAGTGAATTCCTTCCGAATACTGTTCGGCAGTCTTGCAATAGTGGCAATAGTCACTTATATACTGAGAAGAAGTTTAATAGAATCGCCAAGATGGGCAGCGGTTAAAGGCCAAGAGGAACAGTTGAAAAAGGCTGAGAGTGCCTTGGGTATAAATCAGACTACAACTTCATCCTCACCAGGGGCGTCATTACCTCAGACAGCCCAGAAGGTGTCTCTAGGCCGATATGCAAAGGGTTTTGCTTTCATAATCCCGGTGTATATATTATGGGGGATTCCTGCAGGGACATTCGGTTTCTTCCTTCCTTTTTTAGTAGCGGCCATAGGGGCCAGTAAGAGCCCGGTAGTCGGAGATCTTGTTGATATAGGATGGTTTTCAACTGCAATTATAGGTATACTCCTAGTCCCTATGAGGCTCGGAGATAAAATAAGTAGAAGACTATTATACCTTATATCTGCGGTAGTGTGTGCTATAGGTTTTGCTATTCCTACAATACTACCTTTTAGAATTCTAGCCGTTGCATTAGCTAACGCTATATTGTTTGGTTTTGGACAAGGCATGGGACTATGGCCTATAACAAGGATGTGGTCTGTAGAACTCTTCCCCACAGAAATAAGGAATACAGCTCAAGGAATAGTGTGGTCCCTTATGAGATTTTCATTAGGTGTATGGAGCTTGTTCGTACTAGGTATTATTAACGCTTTAAGCTATGCGGGGGTAGCAGGACTATTTGCTGCCTTTTTCGTTATAGCTGCGATCTTAGGAGGACTATATGGGCCTAGAGCCGAAGGTAAGACGTTAGAAGAAGTTTTAATGGACTTTTATGGGTTCGTCTAA
- a CDS encoding 4-hydroxyphenylacetate 3-hydroxylase family protein translates to MIRKGIDYIKSIKSHTPEVYYEGQRVEDVTEHPAFKTPVRTVAKYYDLHWEYDDLRVYNPDVGEETSISFLRPKSKKDLAKIRDGLIKIYDYYRGFFGRSPDYLNLWNMIFYAHSEDFGNHFGSRYKENAIEIYKEATRNDLFYTHAIVAPMYDRSRPPSQWEDPYIQVGVVEERPEGVIVRGAAMISTAAPYAEMLWYLPNIRRDTDTRYALYFSIPTYQKGVKFLARRGFQPREGGEFEYPISSKFDESDAIMIFKDVLIPWDRIIFYKRPELIEDFMWRIIGLRTWFNWHFVIQHYSRLKFLAGLAIAISEASGTSNFINVQEKIGEILIYIALNEAVLTASVENAEELPNIVRPNPYYSIGASHFNMRTVPRANEILRSISGGASIPIPAGIKDFENPEEREMILKYMSMKGLDALERVKLFNLLWDVIGSEVGMRYEQYDRFSRGDPTIRWAQMYSEVYRDKKHEFVKLVREILDQMPNPKA, encoded by the coding sequence TTGATCAGGAAGGGGATTGATTATATAAAAAGTATAAAGTCACACACACCCGAAGTGTATTATGAAGGGCAGAGGGTAGAGGATGTTACGGAACATCCCGCCTTTAAGACCCCTGTTAGGACTGTAGCAAAATACTATGACCTCCATTGGGAGTATGATGACTTAAGGGTCTATAACCCAGATGTAGGTGAAGAGACTAGTATCTCTTTCCTTAGACCTAAGAGCAAGAAAGATTTAGCAAAGATAAGGGATGGGTTAATAAAGATCTATGACTATTACCGGGGGTTCTTCGGCAGGAGCCCGGATTACCTAAACCTCTGGAACATGATATTTTACGCCCATTCGGAGGACTTCGGTAACCACTTCGGATCAAGATATAAGGAGAACGCGATCGAAATATATAAGGAGGCCACCAGAAATGACCTATTTTACACGCATGCAATCGTAGCTCCGATGTATGATAGGTCAAGGCCCCCGTCCCAGTGGGAAGACCCCTACATACAAGTAGGCGTAGTGGAGGAACGGCCTGAAGGGGTTATTGTAAGAGGGGCTGCTATGATCAGTACTGCTGCTCCTTATGCTGAGATGCTATGGTATTTGCCAAATATAAGGAGGGATACGGATACGAGATATGCCCTTTACTTCTCAATTCCGACTTACCAGAAGGGCGTTAAATTTTTGGCAAGGAGGGGCTTTCAGCCCAGGGAAGGTGGAGAATTTGAATACCCCATATCGTCTAAGTTCGATGAGAGCGACGCGATTATGATCTTTAAAGACGTGTTAATACCATGGGATAGGATAATATTCTACAAGAGGCCGGAGCTTATAGAGGACTTCATGTGGAGGATTATAGGGCTAAGGACGTGGTTCAATTGGCACTTCGTAATACAGCACTATTCAAGGCTCAAGTTCCTAGCCGGTCTAGCTATAGCTATTTCAGAAGCATCAGGGACTTCCAACTTCATAAACGTCCAGGAGAAAATAGGTGAGATATTAATTTACATAGCTCTCAACGAAGCCGTGTTGACAGCGTCCGTAGAGAACGCTGAGGAACTACCTAACATAGTAAGACCCAATCCATATTATTCCATAGGGGCTAGTCACTTTAACATGAGGACTGTACCTAGAGCTAACGAGATACTGAGGTCGATCTCAGGAGGTGCTTCAATCCCTATTCCTGCGGGGATCAAGGACTTCGAAAACCCTGAAGAAAGGGAAATGATACTTAAGTATATGTCGATGAAAGGGCTAGACGCCTTAGAAAGAGTTAAGCTATTTAACTTACTATGGGACGTTATTGGCTCCGAAGTGGGGATGAGGTACGAGCAGTACGATAGGTTTAGCAGAGGAGACCCTACGATAAGGTGGGCACAGATGTATTCAGAAGTCTACAGAGATAAGAAGCATGAGTTTGTGAAGTTGGTGAGAGAGATTTTAGACCAGATGCCTAACCCTAAAGCTTAA